The Oncorhynchus masou masou isolate Uvic2021 chromosome 13, UVic_Omas_1.1, whole genome shotgun sequence genomic interval GaggacaggtcaggtcaggtcagttgTACTTGACTTCACATTATAGTAAGGCTGCATGTTTTCACATTCAACATCATGGAAAGACTGTGTGTTTGGATAACTGTAAGTGAACCTGGACTGGCAAAcgtgtacactactgttcaaaagtttggggtcacttagaaatgtccatgtttttgaaagaaaaccacCTTTgagtgtccattaaaataacatccaattgatcagaaatacagtgtagacattgttaatgttgtaaattactattgtagtgcaaacagcagattttttaatggaatatctacataggcatacagaggcccattatcagcatccatcactcctgtgttccaatggcatgttttgttagctaatccaagtttatcattctaaaaggttaattgatcattaggaaacacttttgcaattatgttacagctgaaaactgttgttctgattaaagaagcaataaaactggccttctttagactagttgagtatctggaacgtcagtatttgtgggttcgattacaggatcaaaatgtccagaaacaaagggctttcttctgaaactcatcggtctattcttgttctgagaaatgaaggctattccatgcgagaaatagacaagaaactgaagatctcatacaacgctgtgtactactcccttcacaaaacagagcaaactggctctggctctaaccagaatagaaagaggagtgggagggccGCGGTGAATAACTGAGCATGAGGAcaggtacattagagtgtctagtttgagaaacagatgcctcacaagtcctcaattggcagcttaattaaatagtacccgcaaaacaccagtctcaacgtcaacagtgaagaggagactccgggatgctggtcttctaggcagagttgtaaAGGAAAagccatctcagactggccaataaaaagaaaagattaagatgggcaaaacacagacactggacaaaggaagattggaaaaaagtgatTTGACAgacgaatctaagtttgaggtggtcggatcacaaagaagatgacaccatctgtcaagcatggtggaggcaaagtgatggtctgggggtgcttggtggtggtaaagggggagatttgtacagggtaaaagggatcttgaagaaggaaggatatcactccattttgcaacgccatgcgaTACtctgtggacggcgcttaattggagccaatttcctcctacaacaggacaatgacccaaaacacagctcGAAACTACGCAAGagctatttagggaagaagcagtcagttGGTATTCTGCCTATAATGGAGTgtccagcacagtcaccggatctcaaccctattgagctgttgtgggaatagcttgaccgtatggtacataAGAAGTTTCcatcaagtcaatcacacttgtgggaagtgcttcaggaagcatggggtgaaatctcttcagactACCTCAACAGATTAACAACGAGAATGCCCAAGGTCTgcaatgctgtaattgctgcaaatggaggattctttgacgaatgCAAAGTTTGAAcaacacaattattatttaaataaaaaaatcattgTTTATTACCTTGTCAACGCCCTGACTATATTTTCCATTCATTTTACAaatcatttcatgtatgttttcatggaaaacaacgaaagtgaccacaaacttttgaacggtagtgtgtgtgtgtgtgtgtgtcatatatatatatataaatgtttaaaataaaatattttctgAACAGTGTCAGGTCAGGAGAGAGGCCTAAGGTTCTGGCTTGGATCATGTTCTGATCATGTGAAGGGGAAAGAAAAGGAGCACATTACATTCTGCATCGACCTGCTCTGTGTAGTGTGGATCTTGTCAATGACATCACGTTATGTCATGATTCGTGCTGGAGTTGTGGGACCTGATCAGAGCATAGACATGGTCAATGACATGCAGTTTGTCAGGCTAGCAGGCTTCTCGTAAACATCTTTGCCAGTGCAGAACAAACTAGCTCTAGTAATGCTGGACACTGTTAGTAGCCTCACATTTATTTTCACAATCTTCTGTTAATGACCAGTGACCAATTACTAAAACACTTATGAACTTGCATGCATGATGCATGATGCACACCCATCCTTGCATTACCTGGAATGACTTTAGGACTCCCTGGAAAACAGTGGCAATTGTTACTGAGTGACCTACTATCCTGGCACAATAAATAAAGACTTCAGACAAGGAAAAGCAACATGATGTTAAAATGAATGTGGTGTGGGGGTGTAGGCCTTTGAACATGATGTTAGTGAAAAAGACTCCTTGTAGACACTGACAGGCATCCAAATACAAGTGAGGCTATTGTCTGTCTGCCGGCTGGGTTAAGGGCCTGTGAGAGGGAGATGGGCTCCCAGAAGAGGCACAGGCAGCTGCTCATGACTTCAGCAGTCAACCAGCACCACTCCTCAAGAGTGTCAGCTGCAggcaagtgcacacacacacacacacacactttgaggGACTGAAGGCCCTGGACTTGGATGACTTCATGACTTCAGAGATAATAAAACAAATCCTTTCTTATCGGATTCCATCTgacagaatggaggagaaaaTATTAGGTGTTACAAATTAACAGCTTAGACTGGGGAGAGATTTGCCTGATGTAGGATACAAACCTTGTCAAATGACGTTATTGTAATAGCTAATTTGCTAATCTTCTGAGGTAAAATGAGATTCGACTCCATGACCCCCTGACAAATGTGAGCCATCCCTCCATCTAGCATCAGGGGCGGACTCTGCAGATTGTTTCCCTTAAAGACCCCATGCAGTCTTTATAAATGTTATTTTTAAATCGTCACCGTGTGTCTAATATAATTACTGTGTGTTTATTCAATgaaaataaccccccccccccaaaaaaaaagttaGCTCTTTTTATAATTTATTTTCATTTTGCCATTGAATTGCTCAGTCTGATCATGTGGGTGTGTTGACACATATGTATATTTTTACATACAAAAGAAGCTCTttcactaaaagggcattataattttcacaatttcagagtGTTATTTTGATCTTATAGTGTTGAAACATCATTGAGAAAATTGAAAATATGACTTTTTTCACTGCACTGCCTTGCTCCTTCTTGCTCTTTCCCTAAGAGGATTTATCTTGGTCTGAATAACTAAACGTGGATGGAGGCGAGAAGGGCCACAGAAGAGCAGCCTGCCAGCCACCCAGTTCCCTGCCACTGGGATTTTCCGCTGGCTCTCTCCCACAGCCCAGCCCTGGCCCGAACATACCCAACCGGCAGGCCGCTGGCTGGGGAAGTGAAAGGGTAGTGGAGTGGCACATGATATGCCCCCTGCCATATGGACACAGACTGAGCCCCACAGATCAGCTTTGTAAGAACATCTGCTCCCTTTGGTCTGGAGCCATCAGTACCAGGAATTCTCGAAAAGTGGAAAGAGGCTGTGGTGCAGATGGCAAATGTAATGGCAGATTTCAGGGAAACAAGTAGCTACACTTTACATTTGATACAGTTAaaaccatttaaaaaataaataaaaaattatccTCACAGAAAATGATCTTTGAATATTCATTCAATGCAACGGCACAAACTAACCTAACTGTACCTAAATTGAAAGCCATTACCCCAACTCTGACTGAAGCACAGTCCTACATTGTTGGATTTGCACTCTGTAACAACTCCTATCAACATTGATTATGAATTCCGTTTTGGTGATTTGCCCTTTAAACTCCCTGGTTTCATCAGCTATCTGACTGATCCCTCCCTTacgaatctctctctctctctctctcatcattaaaCAGAGCACAGTCATAGGGTTTACACTAAAACATCTGTGAGCTCAGTCAGACTCTTTCTCCTTTATCTGGGAAGAAACGCTGGCTCTGAGACTGGCTCTCTCCTGTCTGCCAAGCGAAACATACAACTCCTGACCATCTGTGTCTACTGCTTCATCAAAAGCCATACCTGGgtccaaatactatttgaaatcactTTAACTACTTCTGGCGTTAGTTTTAGCCtgtctggagtgccagatggaCAGCGTTTGAACTTTTGCGACTACTTTATTGGTTCCATAGTGCCAGTCAAGCccagctaaagtatttgaaattattttgaGTACTATTTGAATCCAGGTCCACCAGCAGCGCTCCCAATCAAAGCCACGGGATAAAGAGCCAATTATACTGCACTTTCCTggtagaggaaagagggaggagggagattcCTGACTAACAATAACATTTTTATTATTTAGGACTTAGAATTTGAAAGGTACCCACGGAAGTTGTTTCTGCCTTTGACCTTTAAAATTGGCAGGATTTATCTTCATAAAGCAAGTAGAAATCCTATATTGTAATTTTGAACTTAATGATAAACATATGCTAATTTGTTGTTATGACTTATTACCACGCCCATGAGCACGAGGAAACTTATTTTTGGCGCAACTCCTTATTTTCATTTCAGGTTCATTTCAGCCTCATGGAAGTGATGAAAGACATTATTCAATGCTTTAAAACTACATGTGGACTTTTTAAGCTTATAGTATTTAGTATGTTACAAAGTAGAGGTTCAGGATTTAGTCTTGTTGACAAaaattattaatatatatattttttttaaataacaagaTAAACTAAAAATATAGACCGATGTTATTGACTGAATGTGTACAGTGCTTTGAAACATTTAAAAATCAATTTTATAATACAGTAGCACTGAACATGTCATTGTGTGCAACTCTGACACACAACCCCCACAGCATTGTTCTGGGTGATATCAACAGGCAACCAGGAGAGGCCTGGTCACTTAATTATGAAACAAGAATGGTTCAACCAGTAGAGCATTGTGGAATAAACATATTTCATGGATTCAATAACAAATCACAGCAttactttatgtgtgtgtggtcTGCCCAACTTGTTAAATGTTTGGTAAGTGTGGTCGTTTCAGAACTGAGCAGAGTCTACTGAGCAATAGGACGACCTGAAACGTCAAAGTTCTGTTTTACACCTAGACTTTGAGTATCAAGCAAATACACATTTCTGACTATTACAAAGTCAGCAGGTTGACGTTTGATTATTTGTTTCTCACCTATTATCACGAACCCATCTGTACCACCCTCTGACGATGACTTCTTGGAAGAGTCTTTATTACGATTTCCGAAAAAACTGAACATACTGACTCCTTACTGGGTCTGCAAAGGCGAGAAAAACAAACGTTAGCAAGCATACGGCAACATCATCACGGCACTTGGAATGAGAAAATGCATAAAGAAATCATGTTGTGTTTACCCTTTGGTATGTAGAACCTAGGAGTATGCCTGAAAGTTGATCACAGATCGCAATATCATGACTGAATACAAGTAAGTGACTTTCAGTTTGATTTCTTTCAACTTCCGAAGTATCAAATGTCACGTATGCTCTACTAGCTAATTGTTCTTTAGTGTCTAGTTAGCTAGCTGGTTAGCTAGGTTTTCGTCAAACCAAAGCAAATTACTTACCCTACCAGTCTTTTTTCGTTAAAAAGTCGAGTAAAGTAAACATACACTTTTGTTGTTGTTAGATTATCTATGCGATTTCGTGTAGTTAGTCCTTGACCAGTGTGTTGTTGCTGTTGTCTTATCTGTTTCCGGTCATTCCTGTTCTGTAAATGGTCCGTTTAGAAACAATGTCGAGAACAATTTTATTCTAATCAGTTTTATAATGATTGTACCGCAATCTGTCGCTTTGAATCTGGTGTTTATATATTATACTCCACTTTAAATTATTGAAGTTTTATTTATATGAAATTATCCGTGCATGTGACATTTAAATATTAGTATGAGGAACGTTAGTTAACATAAGCTTCTGTCCGGGGAAAAAATGTAGCATTGAGCAACGAGGAAACGCCGTAACAAAGTATTTCCCGCGCTATCGCCTGCTTGTTGTACTCAATCGTAGCTAGAATTTCAAGTTGTGTTCTGCAAAATCTATCGAAATGGCAGTTTTCGAGTCACCAAAACCCAGAATAAACCATTCTATGCTTTCTCAATATATCAGCAGGGCGATTTGCTTCGTTGGACGTGTTGAGAAGGTAATATGTTAGTGTTGTTATTGGGCCTATCGTTAGTTCAGCACTAGAAATTGGATGGCCGTCTTGACGAAAGGGTCGTGGTGGTACACAGCCAGAAATGGCAATGAAATTCGCTACTTTTATAACTAGCTAGTTTGCATGACTAAATCGCAATTCATTATTTTGTCGTCTATGACAGGTCCATCCAACTGGAAAATCATTCACTCTTTCGGATGGAGAAGGGAAGTCTGCATCAGTGGAACTTAACGATCCCGTGAGTACAGTTGCAAGACTTAACCAGCCAACTACAGTAGACTGGCTGAACAGTAGACTGGCTGAACAGTAGCTATCTTCTAGGAATTAGGAATGAAACAATCTGACAATAACAACATGGCATCACAAAACTGAAAGTGAACATTGTACTTGAGTTTCAAAGGCATATGGCTATTAGTGCATTGCCTGATGTAACATTTGTTTCTCTTTCCCAGCTTGATGAGGAGCTGAgtggggtggtggaggtggttggTGTAGTGTCCAACAAAGGGGCAATAATGGCCTCCGCATACAACATGCTCAGAGAAGACCAAGGCATTCCTTTCGGTAAGTATGTCATCTCTCCTGTGGAGAAGGGAATGTGTTCTCAAAGGTACACTCTGCAAAGTTACATCATTATACACAGTGACTTCCTGCAACGAAATCTAAAAAAAATATGCTCTTGCCAATGTGGGCAGCGCAGCATACCTCAAGGGAGGGCACAGATTTGGGAGAAACTGTAGTGGTGGTCTAATTTGAATTCTTGTTGATGATGTTGCCCCACGGTGTGGTGAAATTGCTGAGTGAACTTTTTAACTTGCCAAAGACTTTAGCTGGTTTGACgtctctgttttttttttacagatctATGTTTTTGCATATAATATGTTTTCTTTTCGTTTCCAGACCTGGAGCTGTACAATGAAGCCCTGAAAGTCATCCATGAATACCCCCAGTACTATCCATTTGAATTAGCCACCAGTGGATGAGCACTATCCACTTATTCATTCAGATCATTGTCAATGTGAACCTCAATTGTCTTGTTGCCTTTTTCTTCTATATATCTCAGTTCTAAATAGATATGTATAGttaggggaaaaaaactatttcttTGTTTTGAAAATAAAAGCCTTTAACTTGTCTGAGTTTAGTCATTATAACAATGTTTGTAAATAAACCTAAAATAACCTGTGATAGAGTTTATCAGCATCAACTGAACTGTGCATTATTGACATCTCAACCAAGTTATTTTCTCAGGATAAATGATATAAACTGTATTTCAAATCTGAATTGAAATGGCTGTGTTATATTACCCTCTGTTGGTACAAATGTTCAACACAAGCTACTGTACTGCTGTAACCACACTTCTCTACCTTGCCACCAAGTGGTGAGGTGGGGACTAAAATAAGCTTCAACACACTTATCAGCAAAAAGTGATGTTTCCCCACACAATAACTGAATTTAAACTTTCAAGACTGTTTCTTATATTGTATCACAGGAATGTTTTCATGGGTGGAGTTGGGATTGTGTTCATCACATTGTTTTGACAAATGCTCTCTAAATATTATGACATCTATGAATGGTTCGCATTCTTGACTTAATCTGAGATATACAAATTGACAGTGAACAACACTAGTGTAATATTCAAACTAATGTCCTCATCTGTAGAAGTTGCACAGACAGTATGCCTTTCTCAATCGAGTCATTATATAGAAGACCTGTTTTTGGGGCTGGTtggagaacttcaagttcctcagtgttcACATCACTGAGGATCTCTCATGGTCCACACACCTACACAaatgtgaagagggcatgacaacgcctcttccccctcaggaggatgAAAAGAACTGTCATTGGGCCTCAGATATTCAAAAAATTAATACAGCTGGACCATTGATagaatcttgactggctgcatcaccgcttggaatgacaactgcttggcatctgaccacaaggcgctacagaggacaGTGGGTACGTCACTGGGCGTGGTCAGAGGAAGGgcataaaaatggtcaaagactgttctctctgctaccgcacggcaagcagcaCCGATACATCAAATCTCGAACCAacaagaccctgaacagcttctaaccccaaatcataagactgctaaatagttaaccaaatagctgcCCAGACTTTCTGCATTGATGCTTTTTGCACTAGCTTTTTTgactctactgtttattatctatcctagtCACTTTATTCCATACATATCAACCTCAATTACTTCCTACCCCTGCACATCATCTCGGTACTGGTAACCCTTGAATTGCCaggttattgttactcattgtgtatttattataaaTGTTATTATTACGTGTTATTACATTTTTATGTgtaagctgtcattgtaaatacgaatttgttcttaaattacttgcctaattaaataaaggttatataaaaaataaagtcatttaatttaaaaaaaggtctatttctctattttctctctgcattgttgggaagggcccataagtaagcatttcactgttagcctacacctgttgtttatgaagcatgtgacaaataaaattgtatttgattttgaaatgAAACATAAATAAAATATTGCTTAATGGCACAAGAGCTGTAATGATTGCCTGATAGTGGTACTATTATTTGAGACGTTGCTTACTATATTCTTCTCCTTGATGGGTGGAAAAGGAGAAGAGTAGCCGAGGGGAATGCAGGACAGCTGCATATTGTGGCATATTCAGACATAATGTAGATACATACAAGATTGTTAAGTTGCTAGCCTATCACCTTCACTGGATATCAATTCTCCCAATCAGAGCCAGTCtgtcacagagagggagagagtgactcTGACTAACTCTTATTTTGTAATAGTTTGCATACCAAGGCAGACATTTCTTCATTTAACTTCATGTTGCTCTTTTTCATGAATGTAACGACTCTCCATCATACAATGTGAACTATGTTTAAAACAACCTCTTTCCCAGTTTCACATATCTACCCCAGCATCATGCCTATCAGGTACCCATCTAAAAGGCTTGATACAACCACATGAAGCACTCAAACCAGTCAAATGTTAAGCCGAAAACTGCCACGTGTTTAACAAATGATCCAAGTATGAAAACTGCCACGTGTTTAACAAATGATCCAAGTATGGCGGATTCAGGAAAACTATATACCCGCAGGCCACTCATGTACGAGCACCCAAGGGCACAAAATTATCTTTCCTGAGTTCTGCTTGCTAGTGCAGATACATGTAACACTTTGAAGTCACGTTTCGTACATTTTGAGCAATTCTtttttattaaactgaacaccCAGAGTTCAGGCCGGACAAATGTAATTTTCAGTTTTAAAACCAAGCCTCGTTGGTGCTTGTACACAGGCTGCAAGGCAAATGCTGTAAAAAGGGGAAAAGGTCACACACCAGCTTCTCTGCAGCATCACATCTCCCTAAATGACAGGCCTTGTGGAATTTATCTACTTCAATACCATGGATGCCACTGCAAGTCCTATCAAGGGCTTATTCATTAGAACATTTAGAATATTGCAGATAGAACATGAAACCTTGAGAATTTTGCAGATAGAACATGGCACATTTAGAATGTTGCAGAAAGAACACAGACCTTTAGAATGTTTCCGATAGAACATGGAACCTTTGGAATGTGTCTGATAGAACATGGAACGTTTAGAATGTTGCCATATTTATATCCGCAGCAGCCCTCTGACCATTGgaccctgttgaacagcacacCCCCATGTCTAGTCATATTTGGTGTTTTGGCCTCACGGATGCCAGACAGTGCAAACTCCCAACTGATGGTAAGACAAGACAACCTGTGTTAGATTCCCCTTCTCTCCATCAGAGCCTGCCGCCTCCGTGGAGTTGTTTTCTATATGGTCTAATGTTGTTTGTCAATCATTATCTCAGTCGCATGTTTAGTTGCTGCACCAGGAGAGATGGCAGGAAGCCGCCCTCCAAACCCCCTGGCCGGTGGTGGCGGGGCTGGCATCGGTCCTGCCGCCAGGCTCTGTTGGTTTAACAGCCTGGCCCAGACACCCAGCCTGAGCCCAGACACTGACTCAGTACCCACTCACACAGTGCCAGAGCATGGCTTTCAGCACCACACTGAATAATAATAACACTACACGCCACTGAGCAGACACTTTCATCCAAATCGActtacagcacagtacagtgcataca includes:
- the LOC135552024 gene encoding replication protein A 14 kDa subunit-like; the protein is MAVFESPKPRINHSMLSQYISRAICFVGRVEKVHPTGKSFTLSDGEGKSASVELNDPLDEELSGVVEVVGVVSNKGAIMASAYNMLREDQGIPFDLELYNEALKVIHEYPQYYPFELATSG